From the Aspergillus puulaauensis MK2 DNA, chromosome 1, nearly complete sequence genome, the window ctccccgaTGGCCGCACCCTCAGCTACGCCGAGTACGGCACTCCAACAGGCACACCCCTACTCTACCTCCACggcttcccctcctcccgCCTCGAAGCCTCCGCATTCGACCCAATCGCCAAGCGCCGAAACCTCCGCATAATCGCCCCAGACAGACCCGGATACGGCCAGTCCACATTCCAACCGGGACGCCAGATACCCGACTACCCCGCCGACGTGCACTCCCTCGCCGACCACCTCAAGCTGCCCAGTTTCGCTGTCCTAGGCGGATCCGGCGGCGGTCCGTATGCCCTCGCATGCGCGCACTCATTACCGCCCGACCGGCTATCCGGCGTTGGGGTCCTCGCGGGCGCGGGGCCCTGGAGTGCCGGGATGCAGTATGTCTCTTTGGCACGACGGCTAACGTCGCTAGCGGCGACATATACACCGGTTGGATTCCGGGTCATATTGGACGGGCTCGTCAGTACTCTACGATGGACCGTAACAACCGGCCCCGCAACGCGATGGATAGACGCCTGGCTTGAGAAACAAGCGACCTCGGAAAAGGGGACCCTGAGTATAGAAGAGCGCCGGCAGATGGTGCTAGACATGTCCTTTGAGGCGTTTGCGCAGGGGAGTGGTGCGACCGTGCAAGAGGCTGTTCTGTTATCGCATGCTTGGGGATTCAAGTTTGAGGATGTGGTCTATGACAAGGTGCGCATTTGGCATGGGGTCAGGGATAAGAATGCGCCGATTGAGATGATTCGGTATATGGCGGGGCGGATGCCGCATTGTGTGTTGACGGAGTTTGATGATTCGCATTATACGCTTGCGAGGCATATTGAACGGATtttggaggagttggttcCTGTTTGATTGTGGTGTTGGCTCTCTACTGTTGTATACTAAGGTATCTCTACTACTGTACATTATATTGTTTCTCCGCTCATTAGCATGCCAACCTGAATGATTTACTCTCGACCAACGAGATGTTTGGCTACGAATAAAGATCTCGCCCTGTTAGGTCAATATGTGAAAGTCGCACTTGTTTCTCATTGGCCTACTAAATCTTCCCAGCCAGAAATTCAAGAGCATCCGGTACATCTGCACTATAAGAGAAGTGCGCATCAGTAATAATCAGAGTCCCCTCACACACTTTATCCCCCTCTGCACAATAAATCTTCGTCTTATCAGTCGAGAAGTTCGGAATCTGGCCACCATCCTGTTCATTGCGCGTATCCCCAAATAGCACGACACCACTGATCTGGTTCTGCACACTGCTAGAGAGAGTCGAGACGGAACCGTGCATTACCGCTGCTCCTTGACTATATCATCCGTCAGAACAGTAAATGCGACATAAGATAAGAAAACAAACCTATAACCACCCGCAAGAACCTTAGTATCGGGACACTTAGACGCCGCAAGCTCGAAAAGCTCTACAGCCTCACTAATCGCCGCCTCGGAAGTTCCTTTGGGAAGAAGGTTGGATCCCAGGTCCGCTTCATACTCCGGAGCAACACCCTGACACGCAACCTGGTCAGGGTTCAGCGATTTGAGGCCATCGCAGACCTCGACTCCGAGTGAGCCCTAGATGGTTAGTCCGTTGCTGTGGTTAAGATGTAGAGTGGTCTAACCAGGTAGTCCGACTCCGTCGAGCCGCGGGCATAGATGAGGGTTATATCCTTGCAATCGCCATCACGCAGTTCATTTTGGCCGGACGGCGCAGCTGTGATGGTTAGCGGGGGCTCCGTATGAATAGGCCTTGCATACACTGGCGTTCCTGGAGAGGAATGGGACTTGCTGCAGCAAATGCAGCTAGGAGAGATATGGCAAGTTGCAGCTTCATGGTTGATAGCGAAAGATAGTTAGAACGGCCTGCTTTTGCTGTTTGTCTACCCAGACACGCATTCAAGCCACGCCGTC encodes:
- a CDS encoding cutinase family protein (CAZy:CE5;~COG:G;~EggNog:ENOG410PQGW;~InterPro:IPR011150,IPR043579,IPR029058,IPR000675;~PFAM:PF01083;~SECRETED:SignalP(1-16);~go_component: GO:0005576 - extracellular region [Evidence IEA];~go_function: GO:0016787 - hydrolase activity [Evidence IEA];~go_function: GO:0050525 - cutinase activity [Evidence IEA]) translates to MKLQLAISLLAAFAAASPIPLQERQSAPSGQNELRDGDCKDITLIYARGSTESDYLGSLGVEVCDGLKSLNPDQVACQGVAPEYEADLGSNLLPKGTSEAAISEAVELFELAASKCPDTKVLAGGYSQGAAVMHGSVSTLSSSVQNQISGVVLFGDTRNEQDGGQIPNFSTDKTKIYCAEGDKVCEGTLIITDAHFSYSADVPDALEFLAGKI
- a CDS encoding alpha/beta fold hydrolase (COG:S;~EggNog:ENOG410Q9Z5;~InterPro:IPR000073,IPR029058;~MEROPS:MER0213916;~PFAM:PF12697), with translation MTTRPLSIRLVNTIRSYSTRTNQTLSLPDGRTLSYAEYGTPTGTPLLYLHGFPSSRLEASAFDPIAKRRNLRIIAPDRPGYGQSTFQPGRQIPDYPADVHSLADHLKLPSFAVLGGSGGGPYALACAHSLPPDRLSGVGVLAGAGPWSAGMQYVSLARRLTSLAATYTPVGFRVILDGLVSTLRWTVTTGPATRWIDAWLEKQATSEKGTLSIEERRQMVLDMSFEAFAQGSGATVQEAVLLSHAWGFKFEDVVYDKVRIWHGVRDKNAPIEMIRYMAGRMPHCVLTEFDDSHYTLARHIERILEELVPV